The DNA sequence GGCGCAATTCGCGGTCTCTGTGGTGACCGCCGACGGCAGGCTTCACCAGGCAGGCGACCACCAGGTCCCCTTTTCGGTCCAGTCGATCACCAAGGTCTTTACCCTGGCCATCGCGCTTGGCCGGACGGGCGACCAGCTCTGGACGCGGGTGGGCCGCGAACCCTCGGGCCGGGCCTTCAACTCCATCGTCCAGCTGGAGCAGGAAAATGGCCGCCCCCGCAATCCCTTCATCAATGCGGGCGCCATCGTCACGACCGACGCGGTGCTGGGCAACCGCGCCCCGCGCGAAGCACTGGCCGAGATCATCCGCTTCCTGCGCACCGCGGCGGGGTCCGAGGACATCCACATCAACGATACCGTCGCCGCTTCGGAAACCGACTTCGGCCACCGCAACTTTGCCCTCGCGCATTTTCTCGCCGCCCATGACAACCTGACCAACAGCCCCGACAAGGTGCTGGGGACCTACTTTCACCACTGCGCGATCGAGATGACGACCGCGCAGCTGGCCATGGCCGGGCGGTTCCTGGTGCATGCGCCCGACCTGCCGCGCCTCGTCTCGCCCCGGCGCATCCGGCGGCTGAACGCGATGATGCTGACCTGCGGGCATTACGACGGTTCGGGCGATTTCGCCTACCGCGTCGGCATTCCGGGCAAGAGCGGCGTGGGCGGCGGCATCCTTGCCATCGTTCCCCATGTCGCCGCCATCGCGGTCTGGAGCCCGGGTCTCAACCGCTACGGCAATTCCCACCGCGGCACCGAGGCACTGGCCCGGCTCACGACCCTGATGGACTGGTCGATCTTCTGACCCGCAGCTTCATTGTTCCGAAAATACACAAGGAGGTGTGGAGGCAGCGCCTCCACCGGCGCGCGCCCCGGCGCGCCGCGCCGCCCGCGGCACGCGGCGCGCCAGCGCAATCTACCGGACCTTCAGCGTCGCCAGCCCGATCATCGCCAGGATCAGCGAAATGATCCAGAACCGGATCACGATCTGCGGCTCCGCCCAGCCCTTCTTCTCGTAGTGGTGATGGATCGGCGCCATCAGGAACACCCGCTTGCCGGTCCGCTTGAAATAAAGCACCTGCACGATCACCGACAGCGCCTCCACCACGAACAGCCCGCCGACAATGGCCAGGACAAGCTCGTGCTTGGTCGCCACCGCGATGGCCCCCAGCGCGCCGCCCAGGGCCAGCGACCCGGTGTCACCCATGAAGACCGCCGCAGGCGGCGCGTTGTACCACAGAAATCCAAGGCCCCCGCCGAACAGTCCGGCGGTAAAGATCAGGATCTCGCCGGTCCCCGGCACGTAATGCACATCGAGATAATCGGTAAAGTCGACCCTGCCCACCGCATAGGCGATGACCCCCAGCGTTCCGGCGGCGATCATGACCGGCATGATCGCCAGCCCGTCCAGCCCGTCGGTGAGGTTCACCGCGTTCGCCGCCCCCACGATGACGATGATCGCGAAGGGGACGAACAGCAAACCGAGGTTGATCAGCGTGTCCTTGAACACCGGCAGCGCCAGTTGGTACTGCAATTCCGCCGGATGGTACTGCGCGGCCCAGAAACCGGCGATGGCGGCGATGAGAAACCCCAGCAGCAGCCGCACCTTGCCGGACACACCTGATGTATTCTGCTTGCTGACCTTGGCATAATCGTCGGCGAAGCCGATGGCGGCAAAGCTCATGGTGACAAACAGCACGATCCAGACAAAGGCATTGTCGAGCCGCGCCCAGAGCAGGGTGGAGGTCAGCAGAGCACCGACAATCAGCAACCCGCCCATGGTCGGCGTCCCCGCCTTCACGAAATGCCCCTCGGGCCCGTCGCCCCGGATCGGCTGGCCCTTGCCCTGGCGGCGACGCAGCACCGCGATCAGTGGCCGCCCGAAAAGAAAGCCGAATATCAGCGCGGTCAGAAAGGCCCCGCCGGCGCGGAAGGTGATATAGCGAAACAGATTGAAAAAATCGCCACCATCCGACAGGAGTGTCAACCAATAGAGCATTCAAACGCGTCCTTACTCAACATCTTGTTGCGTGACCCCGGTCACAGGGTTTCCACCGGATGGCCCATTTTACGGATCGCGTCAACGATCGTCCCCAGCCGGGTCGAAAGCGACCCCTTGACCAGCACCACATCGCCGGAATCGAGCAGGCCGCGCAGATTTGGCAAAACGTCGGCGGCGGTCTCGGCCCAGACGCCGCGCTGGTGCTCGGGCAAGGCATCATACAGCGCGCGCATCAGCGGCCCGATGCAGTGGACCACGTCCAGCGACCGGGTGGTCTCCAGATCGGCCAGACCCGCATGCAGCGCGGCGGCGTCGGGCCCCAGTTCCTTCATGTCACCCAGGATCGCGATGCGCCGCCCCTTGCCAACCCGGCCGATGTCGTGCGTGACCTCCGCCGCCGCGAGCACCGCCAGCGCCGCGGCCATCGAGGTCGGGTTCGCGTTGTAGCTGTCGTCGATCATCGCCAGCGTCATATGGGTCTCGATCGGATCCAGAACGATCACCTCCCGCACGCCGCGCCCCTTGTAGGGCTGCCAGCGTCCAAGCGACTGCGCCGCCAGCGCCAGATCGACCCCAAGCGCGTGACAGACCGCCAGTGCACCCAGACCGTTCATCGCAAAGTGCCGACCGGGCGTGGCGATCTTGAACAGGATCGGTGCCCCGTCGTGGCTGGCCTGAACCACGGTCGTATCGGACTGAACCTGCACCTCCAGCAGTTTGAAGTGATGCCCGTGTTCGCCGAATTCGAGGTCGCGCAGGCGGCAGTCCACCGCCTTGGCCATCAGAATTGCCGCGTGTTCGATGTCTGCGTTGATCACGGCCCAGCCACCCGGTTTGACACCTTCAAAGATCGAGGCTTTCTCAACCGCGATACCGGCCAGGTTCTCGAAGGCCTCCAGATGCGCCGGAGCGACGGTGGTGATCATGGCCACATCCGCCTGCGCCATCCGCGCCAGCGGCGCAATCTCTCCGGGGTGGTTCATGCCGATCTCGATGACCGCATAATCCGTGTCGGCGGGCATGCGCGCCAGCGTCAGGGGCACGCCCCAGTGGTTGTTGTAGCTGGCCACGCTGGCATGGGTGCGTCCCTGATCCCCCAACATGGCCAGCAGCATCTCCTTGGTCGAGGTCTTGCCGACGCTGCCGGTCACTGCAACCACCTTGGCCTGCGTGCGGGAACGGGCCGCCTGGCCCAGCCTTTCAAGGCCCGCCAGCACATCGTCGACGATCAGCAGCGGCGCATCCTCCGCCACGCCGTCGGGGCGGCGGGACACCAGGGCAGCCCCCGCGCCGTTCTCCAGCGCCTGCGCCACAAAGTCGTGCCCGTCGCGCGCATCCTTCAGCGCGACGAACAGATCGCCCTTTTCGATCGTGCGGGTGTCGATGGAAACGCCCTCGCAGGTCCAGTCGCCCACCGCCCGCCCCCCCGTGGCGGCGGCGGCCTCTTCAGCCGTCCAGAGTGTCATGCCAGCCTCCCATCCAGTGCCGCAACGGCCATGCTGGCCTGCTCCGCATCGTCGAAGGGCAGCACGTCGTTGCCCACGATCTGCCCTGTCTCATGCCCCTTGCCCGCGATCAGCAATGCATCGCCCGGCTCCAGCAGGTCGATGCCGCGCAGGATCGCTTCGGCCCGGTCGCCCACCTCCATCGCGCCCGGCGCGCCCTCAAGGACCGCCGCGCGGATGCTCGCGGGATCTTCGGAACGCGGATTGTCGTCCGTGACGATCACCGCGTCGGCATGAGTCATCGCCGCCGCCCCCATCAGTGGCCGCTTGGCCCTGTCCCGGTCGCCGCCCGCGCCGACAATGGCGATCAGCCGTCCCATCACATGCGGACGCATCGCCGCCAGCGCGGTGGCCACCGCATCGGGCGTATGGGCATAATCGACAAACACCGCTGCCCCGTTCCCGCGCGTCGCGGCCAGCTGCATGCGGCCCCGCACCGTGGTCAGATGCGGCAGCGTGTCGAAGACCTCCTGCGGCTGCCCGCCGCAGGCGATGACCAGCCCCGCCGCCAGCAGCACGTTGTCGGCCTGAAAGCCGCCCATCAGCTCCAGCCGCTTCTGGACCGCCTTGCCCTGCCATTCAAAGCGCAGGTCCTGCCCCGTGGCGTCGAACCGCTGTGCCGTCAGGTGCAGATCGCCCCCGTCACGGCCCACGGTAATCACCTCGCAGCCACGGGCGCGTGCGATGGCCGCGATATCCACCCCCTTGGGGTCGTCGATGTTGATGACCGCCGTGCCGTCCTCGGACAGGACACGCGCGAACAGGCCCGCCTTGGCGTCGAAATAGGCGTCGAAGGTTTCGTGATAGTCCAGATGATCCTGGGTGAAATTGGTAAAGCCTGCCGCCCGCAGGGTCACACCGTCAAGCCGCCGCTGGTCAAGCCCGTGGCTTGAGGCTTCCATCGCGGCGTGGGTGATGCCGTTGTCCAGTGCTGCGCGCAGCGCGCGGTGCAGGGTGATCGGCTCGGGCGTGGTGTGGGCCAGCGGTGCGGTCCAGGCCCCTTCGACCCCGGTGGTCCCGAGGTTGACGGCGGCATGGCCCATCTCGATCCAGATCTGACGCACAAAGGTAGACACCGACGTCTTGCCGTTGGTGCCGGTCACTGCCGCCATCACGCCGGGCTGCCCCCCGAACCAAAGCGCCGCGGTCCGTGCCAGCGCCTCGCGCGGGGCGTCCGAGATAACCAGGGCCGCCCCCGCGGCGCGGATCGCATCGCCCGCGATTTCCGCCCCCGCGCTGTCGGTCAGCACCGCCACCGCCCCGTCCTTCAGCGCCTTCTCGACAAAGCGCGCCCCGTGCACACGGCTGCCCGGCATCGCGGCAAAGAGACACCCCGGCCCCACGTCGCGGCTGTCGACCGCCAGATCGAGAATGTCGGGGTTCGCACCGCTCGCAGCCATCAGGCCCAGGGCGGTCAGGGGAAGTTTTCGGGGGCTGCTCATCTTGGCGCCTTTGCGGCTTGGCGTGTTGCTCAGTTGTTGCCAGCCAGCGTTATCACAGCCTCCTCCAGCGGTTCAACTGTCGGACGCACGCCCAGCAGGGGCGCCACCCGGCGGATCATCTCGGCGGCCACCGGCACCGCGGTCCAGCCGGCAGTGCGGCGCGGCTTGTCACCCGAGGTCTCCACCGGTTCGTCCAGGGTCACGATCAGCACGTATTTCGGGTCATGTGCGGGGAAGATCGACGCGAAGGTGGCGATGACCTTGTCGTTGTAATAGCCGCCGTTCGGGCGGGGTTTGTCCGCCGTCCCCGTCTTGCCGCCCACCTGATAGCCCGGCACCTCGCCAAAGCTCGCCGTGCCATCGCTGACCACCTTGCGCAACATCATCCGCGCATCCGCCGACGCCTCTGCCGAGATGACCCTCGGGCCAAGCTGCGGGCCGGTCTGCTTGATCAGCGTCGGCTTGACCTTGTAGCCCCCGTTGGCCAGCGCGGCGTAGCCCGCCGCCAGGTGCATCGGGCTGGAGGACAATCCGTGACCGTAGGAAATGGTGACGGAGGACAGGTCCGTCCAGCGTTTCGGCAACAGGGGCTTGCCGCCCGCCGCCTCGACGATTTCAAAGGAGGTCGCATCGAAAAAGCCCAGCTTCTTGAGGAACGCCTGCTGCCGCTCCACTCCGATCTGCAGGGCGATGCGCCCGGTGCCGCGGTTGGACGAATTCACGATGATGTCCGCCACGCTCAGCTTGCCGTAATTCTTGTTGTGGAATTCGCCGATCCTGAAGCCGCCGACCTTCATCGGGCCGCTGGTATCAATCACCGTCTGAGCAGTCACGAGGCCGAGGTCGATGGCCTGCGCCGCCGCGAAGATCTTGAAAGTCGACCCCAGCTCGTACACGCCCTGCACCGACCGGTTGAAAAGTGGGCTGTCAGACGGGTCGCCCTTGGTCGCGGGGCGCGGCCGGTCGTTGGGGTCGAAGCTGGGCAGCGAGACCACGCTGACCACTTCGCCCGTCTTGACGTCCATCAGGACCGACGTGGCGCCCTTGGCGTTCATCAGTTTCATCCCGCCCCAAAGCACCTGTTCAGAGGCAGCCTGCACCGTCAGGTCCAGCGACAACTCCAGCGGCTTGTTGCCGTTGGCGGGATCGCGCAGATAATCGTCGAAGTACCGCTCCACCCCGGCGACGCCGATGACCTCGGCGGCATGCACGCCCTCCTTGCCAAAGCTGGCGCCGCCAAGGACATGCGCAGCCAAAGTGCCGTTGGGATAGAGCCGCATGTCGCGCGGCGCGAACAACAGGCCGGGATCGCCGATGTCATGGACTTCCTGCATCTGCTCCGGGCTGATTTTCTTCTTGATCCACAGGAACTTGCGCTTGCCGGTGAAATCCTTCAGCAGGCGTTCCTCATCCAGGTCGGGAAACACGCCGACCAGCTTTTTCGCCGCCATTGCCGGATCCACCATGTGGCGCGGCTGCGCATAAAGCGCGTGGGTCTCGAAGTTGGTGGCGAGGATGTTGCCATTGCGGTCCACGATGTCCGCCCGCGAGGCCGATATGACGGCCCCCGGCGCGTGGGCGCGCGGTTCGGTCGCTTCGGACGTGGCCAGAAGGCCCATGCGCGCACCCACCACCGAAAAGGCGCAGAAGAAGAAGACGCCAAGCACCAGCAGCCGGCCCTCGGCCCGCTGACGCGACCGGTCCCGCATCTGTTCATGGCGGATGCGCTTGTTCTCGCGCTCGATCGCGTCGGGGTTCTCGCCCTTCTGGCGCGCGTCGAGGATACGCGCAAGCGGGCGCAGGGGGGTGCGGATCATAGCGGGTCCTCCTCGGAATCCGGGGCGTTCATGGTCGACACATCCACCGGGTTGGTGATGGGCAACAGCGGCGCAGGCGGATAGGCCACCTGATCCACCGCGCCGAACTGATGCGGCTGGAGCGGCAGCAGGTTCAGCCGGTCAAAGTTGAGCACGGCAAGATCGCGCAGCCGTTCGGGACGGTTCTGGTAGGCCCATTCGGCCTTGAGCACCGCAAGCCGCGCGTGTGCGGCGCGGATGTTGGCATGCAGCTTGTCCGCCTCACTCAGCGCCTGCTGGGTCGCGTAGTTCTCGCGATAGGCCCAAAAGGCCAGCCCGATCACCGCCATGGACGTGAGAATATAAAGTACCGCTCGCATCTATTGCCCCCTGACCATCGGCATGCCGATGGATTTCGCATCTACCGCACCGCTGGGTGCATCCGTTCTGATCGCCACGCGCAGCTTGGCCGACCGGCTGCGCGGATTTTCGGCCAGCTCCTCGGCGTCCGGTCCGATCGCCTTGCGCTTTTCCACCCGGAACTGCGGGGCCGGACGTTCGATCTCCGGCGCAAAGCGGTTGGCGTTGCCGCCCCCGCCCGACCGTGCCGTGAGGAACCGTTTGACCATCCGGTCCTCGACCGAATGAAAGGTAACAACAGCCAGCTTCCCGCCGGGCCGCAAGGCACGTTCGGCCGCCATAAGGCCCTGGAAAAGCTCACCGTATTCGTCATTCACGGCAATGCGGATCGCCTGAAAGCTGCGGGTCGCCGGATGCGATTGCCCCGGCTTGGCGCGTGGCAGGCAGCCTTCGACAAGCGCCGCAAGTTCAAGGGTCGTTGTGATCGGCGCCTCGGCGCGGGCGCGCACGATGGCTTTCGCGATGCGTCGGCTCGCGCGTTCCTCTCCGTACTGGAAAAGGATGTTGGCGATCAGCTCTTCCTCGCCCTCGTTCACCAGATCGGCGGCGGACGGCCCGTCCTGCGACATCCGCATGTCGAGCGGCCCGTCCTTCATGAAGGAAAAGCCCCGCTCGGCCAGGTCGAGCTGCATCGACGACACGCCGAGGTCCAGCACCACACCGTCGAGGTCCTGCCCGTAGTCATCCATCCGCGAAAAGACACCCCGCTGCATGGTGATACGCGCGCCGTAGTCCCCTGCCCAGCCCTGCGCCATTTCGAAGGCGAGCGGGTCGCGGTCCACCGCGATTACACGGTCCGCCCCGGCATCGAGCAGACCGCGCGTGTAGCCGCCAGCGCCGAACGTCCCGTCAAGCCAGACGCCCGAGACAGGCGCGACGGCGGCCAGCAGAGGGCGCAGCAAAACCGGGGTATGGGGGGCAGTCTGTTCAGGAGAGGCCGCAGCAGCCATCAGGTTCAGGCCTCCACGTTGCCATCCAGGAAGGCCATCGGATCGAAATCGTCGGGCAGTTCTTCCGCCCAGGATTCCTCTTCTGCCTCATAGGTTTCGGGTTTCCAGATCTGGAACGTGTCGCCAGTCGCAAAGAAAAACGCCTCTGCGTCCAGGTCAATCTTCTTGCGCAGCTTGGCTGGCAGGACCAGACGACCGGTTTCGTCCACCGTGGTCGGGAAGGATTGGCCATGAAACAACCGCTGCAGCGCCTTGCGCCCCACAGACCCACGCGGCAAGGCGTCGATCTTGGCGTCCACCTCGTCGATGGCCTCCATGGTATAGCATTCGAGGAAATTGCGTTTGTCGTCGCCGTAGACGATCACCAGTTCAGGGTTTTCACCGGACTTCCAGTTCGGATCACCGGCTTCCAGCACACGCCGAAAAGAGGCCGGTATGGAAACCCGCCCCTTGCTATCGACCTTGTGATGGCTTTCGCCTCTGAACCTGCGGCCCACTTGGTTTTCCTGCCTGCGCGCGGTGCGCTTTAGTCTTCTTGTCGCGCCCCCGCGAAATTTCTGCCCCCGTGCTGCGAAGTGCCCTCCGGACATGGAAACGGCGGGTTGATCTGCTGCCACTGATCAACCCGCCGCCCTCGTCCCGCAGCTTGGCGGGGAAGTCCGACTGCGCGCGCCACCTGGGGGGATGTCTGCTCGCCCGCGCGCCGGATCTCGTTGTCTGATGAAAGCGAGGTGCCTGTATGAAACCTGCTAGGTTTTTTGTTTTTGTGGGGTCGTTTGGTGCCCCGTGTCCCGTTCTCATCCGATGCACTAGGGATGCCACGGGAATTGATGGGCGTCTACAATTTTTTTGCCCTCAACCCACGAGATTTAGTTCTGCACAGGGGTCAAAATCAAAATGTGGTGGTGAAATTTGGCCGGATTTTAGCCTATTGGGTATGATTTTTCCGGCATAACACAAGATATGGTGATGTTGTCGTATCGGCCAAAACCTCCCATGATTTCCCAGAAAATTTCATCCGCAGAGTTATCCACAACCTGTGTTCGCAACTTGTTCCGAAATTCCACGGCAGGATTCAACCATTTTCAAGCCCGTTCCCATGAAATTGATTCGAAATCGGCGGTATTTGGCCGAATCGCAGCGCCGCTCTTCGCCGATTTCCCCTGAATTCCCAGCCGCCCCTGCCCGCCCCCGCGCGGTTCCCGGAATTTCCCGGCACGGCCCACGGCACCGCCTGTCCAAGCCTGTGGCCTGCCGAGGCTTCGTATCGCGCAACCGGTCATGGCCGTATCAAGTTCAGCGCAGAGCACGGACCACGGACAAATTTCGCCGCGCCCGCTTGCACCCAAGAGCCTCATTGGCCAAAAGGCTCCCAGACGCAGGAGCATAGCTTGACCTTCGGAATATCCCTTATTGCCCATGCCATCCGCATGCTGATGCACGCGCCGGGCACCACCTTTCGCGTGATATTGCCGGGGCTTGCCATGGTGCTGCTCAGCACCCTTGCCGCCTCCACCCTGCTGCCCGACGCATTGAACGCCGTACTCCGTAACGACACCGACGCCATCCTACGGATTGATCCATCGGACATTCTGTTGATGCTGGCACTGGGTGTCGCGGGGCTGCTTGGCTACGCGCTGATGGCCATCCACTGGCACCGTCACGTGCTCCTGGACGGCACGGACCGGGCAAACGACCTGCGCCCCGGCTGGGGAATAATCGCTTTTTACATCTGGCGTGCCTTTACCGTGGCACTGGTGCAAATGCTGGCGGCAATCCCGATCCTGACAGTGCTCGGTGTGCTGGCCAGCCTGACCGGCGGGCAGTCAGCGCCGGGTCAGGGCTCCCCCTCCGTCCTTTTCAGCATACTGGCCGGCATCGCATTTCTATGGGTGGGCCTGCGCGTCAGCATCTCGTTGCCCGCCGCCGCCATGGGTCAGCGCATGGGACTGCTGCAAAGCTGGATGATCTCCGCCCCCGTGTCGGGTGCGATCCTGGCGGTCGCGGCGTTGGTATCGTTGCTCAGCGTCACGATCTCCGTGACCCTCTCGCTGCTCTTTCAATCACCAGACCCGACCAGCCTGCTGTTCGAGACATGCGTTTTCCTGGCCGAGGGGATCATCTGTGTCTCCGTGCTGACCACCCTCTACGGTCATCTGGTGGAAAAACGCTCCCTGTCCTGAGGGACGCCCGCTCAGGCCATGCCGCCCTTGACCAGCCCGGCGGCGATCCGCGCGTAAGCGTCCGCCGCCGCGCTTTCGCCCGCCGCCACGGGCGTGCCGCCGTCGCCCGCCAGACGGGTTTCCAGATCAATCGGCAAAGCGCCCAGCAGCGGCACACCCAGCTTCTCGGCCTCCGCCGAGACGCCGCCGTGACCGAAAATCTGATGCTCCGCGCCACAATCGGGACAGATGAACATCGACATGTTCTCGATCAGGCCCAGCACCGGCGTCTTCAGCGTCGCAAACATATCAATCGCCTTGCGCGCGTCGATCAGCGCCACATCCTGCGGCGTGCTTACCACGATGGCGCCGGTCAGCTCAGACTTGGTGCAAAGGGTCAACTGCACGTCCCCGGTGCCCGGCGGCAGATCGACAATCAGCACATCCAGCGCGCCCCATTGAACCTGGCCCAGCATCTGCTGCAAAGCCCCCATCAGCATCGGCCCCCGCCAGACAACCGCCTTGCCCTCCTCCATCATGAAACCGATGGACATCAGCGTGACACCGTGCGCCTCCAGGGGAATGATCGTCTTGCCGTCAGGGCTGGCGGGGCGCTTGTTCACCCCCATCATCCGCGGCTGGCTTGGACCGTATATATCCGCATCCAAAAGCCCCACCCGGCGGCCCTGCCGGGCCAGCGCAACGGCGAGATTGGAACTCACCGTCGACTTGCCCACGCCCCCCTTGCCAGAGGCAATCGCGAGGATCCGGTCCACCCCGGCCGGCTTCACCGGCCCCTCCTGCGGCTTCGGGTGGCCGCCGATCTTCAGGCTGGGCGGCGCCTCGGGCTTTTTGGCCGGACCATGCGCCGTCAGCGCGACCGAGACGCTGCGCACGCCGGGCAGTTCCGCCACCACCCGCTCCGCCGCGTCGCGCAACGGCCCCATGGCCTGCGCCACCTCTGCATTGGGTGCCTCGATCACGAAACGCACGACATCGTCCTCGACCCGCAGCGCGCGCACCAGATCATGCGCCATGAGGCTTTTGCCGTCGGGCAGGTTCACGCGCGAAAGCGCGGCTTCGACATCGGACTTGCTGATCGGCATGAAAACCTCCTGTGCTGTCACCCCCACATGCCATTTTCTGCGAAAATCACAAGGGGACGCGACGACATGCCTGCTCCATTAGCAGGGCGCACAGATTTTCTACAGCGAATCCATGTTTTTGCTGCATGGCAGCATTGCAAAACTATCCATTGTGCAAGCGCAGCATTAAAGCGATATTGAGGATGTGAAGAGCAGAGATGCACTTCAAGAGAAAGACCAGACGGGGTCATCCTCCTCCCGACACCGTCTGTGATCGGCGGCGACATCCTCCTCCTCCCTGATGTCGTCGCCCTTTTTCTTAACTCCCCCACACAAAAGAAACCCAGGCCCCTCCGGCGGACCTTTGTTTATATACTGATAACAATGGGTTGCCCCTGCGTCGCCCATGCAGGTTTCGCATAACGGCCTTGCAGCCTTGGCCGTTGTCCAGAATTTTTCGAAGCGTATATGCCCGTTATCCGAAACGACGATGATATGAAAAAAGAGGCGCCACGATGGCATATTCAACAACAACAACAACCGCACCGACTTCTTCCTTGCTCAGCCGCATCGGCTCAGGCTTCGACGCGCTGGCAACCCGTTACAAGCAATACCGCATGTACCGCGAGACCTTCGATGGTCTCAGCGCACTCAGCAACCGCGACCTGGCCGACCTCGGCCTGAGCCGCAGCGACATCAAGCGTATTTCGATGGAAGCCGCCCGCGGCTGACATACCTGAATCGGTCGTCCGCTTCCTCCCGGTTGGACGACTGAAACCGGGGCCGCTGCACCTTTCTCCTCCCTGATGCAGCAGCGCCCCGAACAGACCCGAAGCCGATCCTCCCTTGACGCTTCGGGCCGACAAAGAGCAGCGGTGCCGTCCTCCCACGGCACCGCTGTTTCTTTAACCCCTCCCCACAACTCTGGTCTGGCGCCGCCCTTGCTTGACCCCGACAGGGCGCGCGACGGATGGACACACAAGCCAAATCGCCGAGGGTCCCCGAAGGGGATACGGCTATTTTGCTTGTGGGGCCAAACGGCGGGTGCCAGGACGGGATCACGCAAGGGCGACGCCAGACCCTCTGGGATGGTGGGCCCGCAGCGCAAAACAATAATGTAATGCGGCGCAGCCGCTCCTGCGGATCAGACCCGCGTCGGCTACCAGCCTTCAGAATGGCACGTCATCACAGCCGGACAGGAATCGCGAAACCACCTTCTTCACACCGGCCTTCTCGAAATCCACTTCCAGCTTGTCACCCTCGATCCCGATGATCGCGCCATAGCCGAACTTCTGATGAAACACCCGTTCGCCCATGACAAAGCTGCTGACAGCCTGCATGTCGATCGTGACATTGCGCTGCTCGCGCGGCTGGCTGATCCCGCGTTCGCCCGCGCGGGCCTGCAGCCGCCGCCAGCCGGGCGAATTATAGACATTCGCCTCCGCCGCAGCGTCGTGCAGCGTGCTCTTCGGCATCGCCGCGCCGAAACTGCCGCCATAAAGACCGGGCGGCGTCAGCACCTCCACGTGATCCTCGGGCAATTCGTCGATGAACCGCGACGGCATCGCGCTCTGCCATTGGCCAAACACCATGCGGTTTCCGGCGAATGAAATCGTGCAAAGCTCTTCCGCCCGCGTGATCCCGACATAAGCCAGACGGCGCTCTTCTTCCAGGCCCTTGATCCCGCTCTCGTCCATGGAGCGTTGCGAGGGGAACAGCCCGTCTTCCCACCCCGGCAAGAAGACGACGGGAAACTCCAGCCCCTTGGCCGCATGCAGCGTCATGATGCTGACCTTTTCCCCGCCATCGTCGCTTTCATTGTCCATGATCAGGCTGACATGCTCCAGAAAACCCTGCAGGTTCTCGAACTGCTCCAGCGCCTTGATCAGTTCCTTGAGGTTGTCGAGCCGCCCGGGCGCCTCGGGTGTCTTGTCGTTCTGCCACATGCCGGTGTAGCCGGATTCGTCCAGAATGATCTCTGCGAGTTCGACGTGGTTGGTATTTTCATCGCCCACGCTGCGGCCCCAGCGGTCGATCCCGTCGATCAACTGTCGCAGTTGCGCCGCCCCCTTGCCGCCGATCCCGTCATGCGCCAGCAGGATGCGCGCGCCCTCAACCAGGTTCACGCCGTGTTCGCGGGCGGTGGTCTGGATCTTCTGCTGCGCCACATTGCCCAGGCCGCGCTTGGGCGTGTTCACGATCCGCTCGAACGCCAGATCGTCGTCGGGCGACGTCACCACCCGGAAATAGGCCATCGCGTCCCGGATCTCCAACCGCTCGTAAAAGCGCGGCCCGCCGATGACACGGTACGGCAGGCCAATCGTCAGGAACCGGTCCTCGAAGGCGCGCATCTGATGCGAGGCGCGCACGAGAATCGCCATGGAGTCGAGCCCGACCGCGTCCATCCCGCGGGTGCCGCGCTGCATCGCCTCGATTTCCTCGCCGATCCAGCGGGCCTCTTCCTCACCGTCCCAATGGCCGATCAGGCGCACCTTTTCGCCCTCTTCGGCCTCGGTCCAGAGCGTCTTGCCCAGC is a window from the Sulfitobacter sp. THAF37 genome containing:
- the rsmH gene encoding 16S rRNA (cytosine(1402)-N(4))-methyltransferase RsmH, encoding MAAAASPEQTAPHTPVLLRPLLAAVAPVSGVWLDGTFGAGGYTRGLLDAGADRVIAVDRDPLAFEMAQGWAGDYGARITMQRGVFSRMDDYGQDLDGVVLDLGVSSMQLDLAERGFSFMKDGPLDMRMSQDGPSAADLVNEGEEELIANILFQYGEERASRRIAKAIVRARAEAPITTTLELAALVEGCLPRAKPGQSHPATRSFQAIRIAVNDEYGELFQGLMAAERALRPGGKLAVVTFHSVEDRMVKRFLTARSGGGGNANRFAPEIERPAPQFRVEKRKAIGPDAEELAENPRSRSAKLRVAIRTDAPSGAVDAKSIGMPMVRGQ
- a CDS encoding Mrp/NBP35 family ATP-binding protein, coding for MPISKSDVEAALSRVNLPDGKSLMAHDLVRALRVEDDVVRFVIEAPNAEVAQAMGPLRDAAERVVAELPGVRSVSVALTAHGPAKKPEAPPSLKIGGHPKPQEGPVKPAGVDRILAIASGKGGVGKSTVSSNLAVALARQGRRVGLLDADIYGPSQPRMMGVNKRPASPDGKTIIPLEAHGVTLMSIGFMMEEGKAVVWRGPMLMGALQQMLGQVQWGALDVLIVDLPPGTGDVQLTLCTKSELTGAIVVSTPQDVALIDARKAIDMFATLKTPVLGLIENMSMFICPDCGAEHQIFGHGGVSAEAEKLGVPLLGALPIDLETRLAGDGGTPVAAGESAAADAYARIAAGLVKGGMA
- a CDS encoding penicillin-binding protein 2, which gives rise to MIRTPLRPLARILDARQKGENPDAIERENKRIRHEQMRDRSRQRAEGRLLVLGVFFFCAFSVVGARMGLLATSEATEPRAHAPGAVISASRADIVDRNGNILATNFETHALYAQPRHMVDPAMAAKKLVGVFPDLDEERLLKDFTGKRKFLWIKKKISPEQMQEVHDIGDPGLLFAPRDMRLYPNGTLAAHVLGGASFGKEGVHAAEVIGVAGVERYFDDYLRDPANGNKPLELSLDLTVQAASEQVLWGGMKLMNAKGATSVLMDVKTGEVVSVVSLPSFDPNDRPRPATKGDPSDSPLFNRSVQGVYELGSTFKIFAAAQAIDLGLVTAQTVIDTSGPMKVGGFRIGEFHNKNYGKLSVADIIVNSSNRGTGRIALQIGVERQQAFLKKLGFFDATSFEIVEAAGGKPLLPKRWTDLSSVTISYGHGLSSSPMHLAAGYAALANGGYKVKPTLIKQTGPQLGPRVISAEASADARMMLRKVVSDGTASFGEVPGYQVGGKTGTADKPRPNGGYYNDKVIATFASIFPAHDPKYVLIVTLDEPVETSGDKPRRTAGWTAVPVAAEMIRRVAPLLGVRPTVEPLEEAVITLAGNN
- a CDS encoding DUF1127 domain-containing protein — encoded protein: MAYSTTTTTAPTSSLLSRIGSGFDALATRYKQYRMYRETFDGLSALSNRDLADLGLSRSDIKRISMEAARG
- a CDS encoding cell division protein FtsL yields the protein MRAVLYILTSMAVIGLAFWAYRENYATQQALSEADKLHANIRAAHARLAVLKAEWAYQNRPERLRDLAVLNFDRLNLLPLQPHQFGAVDQVAYPPAPLLPITNPVDVSTMNAPDSEEDPL
- the mraZ gene encoding division/cell wall cluster transcriptional repressor MraZ — its product is MGRRFRGESHHKVDSKGRVSIPASFRRVLEAGDPNWKSGENPELVIVYGDDKRNFLECYTMEAIDEVDAKIDALPRGSVGRKALQRLFHGQSFPTTVDETGRLVLPAKLRKKIDLDAEAFFFATGDTFQIWKPETYEAEEESWAEELPDDFDPMAFLDGNVEA